In Vigna angularis cultivar LongXiaoDou No.4 chromosome 8, ASM1680809v1, whole genome shotgun sequence, the DNA window TTCatgatttgttttttctttattcggcttttatttataatcgattattcctttcaaatttataattaagtttccTAAAAGAGGTATGCGATTccaatattttatcaattatttttgttgatttttttgattATTACTGTGAATTGGTCACCCTTAAAAGTTTAGGATTTTGATTTGAAGATACTATCTTGTTATTTTATGAGTTTCTTCATAGTTCATGGTAAACAATAGatcttcaaattattttatactttttagtTTAATAGAAATATATTCTTCCAGAGCAAGAAAAGAATGTCTTGTAAAAAAGAGAAGTTTGAGAAAtgaggagaaggagaaagaaagatgGAGATGAAAAGCAGTGAAGAGATTGAGATTGGAAGAGACGTAACTCCAACTCTCActcctctctctttctctctccacaaTTCCAATCTCACCACTCACTGCTCCGCCTGTTTCTCTCCTCTTTCCAGCCCTTTTCCATCTATTCCCACTCCCTTCTACTACTGTTCCCCTTCCTGCTCCGCCGCCCTTTCCCCTCTCCACCACTCCTCCGCCGAGATCCACCTCCCTCCCTCCGCCCATTCCTCCCACCTCCGCGCCGCCCTACGCCTCCTCTGCTCCCACCGCCCCTCCTCCTCCCTCCGCCTCGCCGGCCTCCTCTCCAATCGCCCCATCCTCACTTCTCCTCAAACCCCTTCCCTCTCCCATCACGACGACCATGTGTCGGAGGAAATCAAGCTCGGCGCCGCCGCCATGGCCGAAGCCATCTCCGAGCAGCGCGCCGTTCCGAACGACGACGTGGTTTTGGAGGAGGCTACGATTGCGTTATGCGCGGTGCTGACGAACGCCGTAGAGGTGCACGACAACGAAGGGCGCGCCCTCGGAATCGCTGTTTTTGATCCCACCTTCTCTTGGATCAACCACAGCTGTTCCCCCAACGCATGCTACCGTTTCGTCCTCTCTTCTCctccttcctcttctctttccgATGAACCTGAACTTCTTCGCATTGCTCCGCATCCAAAAGTGAACTActctttcttcttccacttcgttaTGTTACTTGTTTTGCTTCTCTTAGTCCTCTGTTTAGACTGTACTTGGTGTTTTGCAGATGGGTAGTGGTGGGGTTTGTGTTAGCAGTAATGAATTTGCCAAAGGTGGTCATTGTCTTTAGTCAGTTCATTGTTTAATATGCTTTAACgtttcaaaaattgaaactaatgAATTGATTTTGTTCATGAAAATGTAGAGGTGCTGGGTTATGGCCCTAGATTGGTTGTGAGGAGTATCAAGAAAATCAAAAAGGGAGAAGAGGTCACTGTAGCCTATACGGATATCTTACAGCCCAAGGTATGGTTCagattagttttattatttatccgctgttaattaaaataattctatactctcaatcaattaaaaatcaCCCTGAAGTCAATAACCAATTAAAATTACACTCTTAATACtttacaaaaaattaacaatCGTATTACAAAACTCAACAATCTTACATATATGAGATGGTATAATATAAGAAATAGCTTTGCagtatatttatattgaattttgttATTCTGGGAAAAGGAGGCTATATGTTCCTTCACTTTGTAGGAAATGAGAGATCGAGGTTAAATAGAAAATGAGAGACTACGGTCATTTTGAGTTTTGATTTTATATGTAGATATTAAGGTGATTTTTTCATATCCAGTTAAAACATTACATTGttgtagatttttttataatattaattgagGAGTAAAAAATAGTCCAAACAGTATGGAGAACAAATCAAAAGTGCGCATTACCGGTATAATTGTTATAGATATACATCATGGATTATTCATATGAGATTGGTCCTGTGCTGCTGAGTTAAGACCTTTTACGAgcattcttattattttattgtaattatattctttaacttCTCTTTGATTGACGTTGACAAATAATGAAATATGGTGCACTTGTGAAGTATGGTGTTTGAACACTAGAATATAAGAGGGTGCAGGTTTGTGCTGGATTTGGACACTCCTGTCTGTCTGTCGCAACAATAGAAAATAGAAGCTTGAAATCTTAATGTAACACTTAATATTGTTGTCACAATGTAACTGTCCACGTAATCAATTCAATTGGTTGTAGCAATGACGGTGAAAATGTGACAATGTGCTTCTGTTTTACTGCTTTGTCGTACATCACTTTTATTAGCCTGACCTGCACGAGTGACTTGAATCATTTCTTCAGACTTTAGAAAGAGTTACTGTTGCTACTATCTAGCACTGGTGGGTGGTGATTTTATGTTATACTACTGCCGTTAATGCAGATCCTCGTGGGAGGGGATTgctattatttttatcttggttTACTTCTATGGATGAATTACATCTTCTTTGTTGACAGACACACTATAGTTtgtctcattttttttacatgaatacaattttatgttgttttcatttttagtagTGACAAATAACTGCATATGTTGTATTTATCCTTTTTCATCGTTTAATATCTCCCCTTggacttttatatataaaatatgttccCTCCCCGGCTGGCATATATGagctatttattttatttctattaattgttgTATTATTTATCATAAGAATATAGCAATTTGGAAATTGTCACTTAAAAGCTAAGTTGTCTggtaaataataaatgtaagcGTGTTTCTCATTATAATTAGTTGAAGTTTTACtttacttttctctttgaaagcttttatttttttcttatggtTGTCTTCAATTTTTCTTCGCCCTTTATTGAATTCGTTCAATTCCTTTATTAATCAATTCTATTGATCTCAACTTGTATTTTTCTTGTCTAGGCAACGAGACAGTGGGAGCTATGGTCAAAGTATAGGTTTGTTTGTTGTTGCAAACGATGTAGAGCTCTTCCTTTTTCATACGTGGATCATGCATTGCAAGTAAGTCTTTGAAATTAATATTCTACTCTTTCTTAAGCCTGCCTTTACCAAACATTTTGTGCTGTTCACTCAACTACAGTTTTATTTGCCTTTTGGGTCTGCAATTTTCTACTACTAAACTTGGGATGGAAAGTGCCACGACATACTGGTATTATTATTGGACACCGGACACTAACATCAtggtcaatttattttttaggaaaTTTCAGCTTTCAGTTATGATTCAATGGATTCATATTCCAAGTTCCTCAAAGACATGGCTGATAGCAAATTGAGTGAGTGCATTGATGATGTCATATCAGAGTATCTTTCGGTTGGTGATCCTGAGTCTTGTCGTGACAAACTTGAGAAGATACTCATGCAAGGTTTAAATGAGCAGCTAGAAGACGTTAAAGGAAAATCAGATTCTAAGTTCATGCTGCATCCCCTCAACCACCATTCTTTAAAAGCGTACACAACACTGGCTTCAGCGTATAAAGTTTGTGCCAGTGATTTATTGTCTGTAGATTCTGAAATAGATACAAATCAGTTAAAGGCTTTTGACATGAGCAGGACCAGTGCTGCATATTCGCTGTTACTTGCTGGTGCAACTCATCATCTCTTCAATTCTGAATCCTCACTGATTGTTTCTGTTGCAAATTTTTGGATAGGAGCTGGTGAATCCTTGTTATTCCTAAGCAGAAGTTCTGGATGGGGTACGTGTGATAATTTGGGTCTGATTGTTCCAAACCATACTTCAGCCATTAAATTGAAATGGTCGAAGTGTTCATTAGTTGATAGGATTAGAACCTGTGTAGCAAATGGTCAAATTAACAGTGCAGATTTTGAGAATGTATctaatgaatttatttgttgtgtCTCTGATATTACACAGAAAGTATGGGGTTTTCTTATCTCTGATTGCCCTTTTTTGAGATCCTGTAAAGATCCTATTAATTTCAGTAGGCTAATGTCTACCAAAAGCTCCAATAGAATGGATTTTGAGGTTTGCGTTGACAAAAGTTACAAAACTGAGATCAGTTACACCCACGAACCTGAAAACAGCATCTATATTTGTGAAGAACCAACCTCCACTGATGATGTAGTAGCATGCCTTTTACAGCTTGGTTTACACTGCTTAGCTTATGGGGGATTGTTGGGCAGTATTTGTTATGGTTCCCAGTCTCATGTGGTTTGTCATGTTCAAAACGTTCTAGACCGTGAAAagaatattgttttatattctcGAGAAGAATCTTGAAAGTTCATGTAGGCAACCTTGTCAGATATCCTGTCAATACGAATTTTTGGGTTTATCTTAGCTTGATAACTGATAATGGATGCTTTGGGTTTTGTTTTTGGTAGCCAGAAGCTTGATGCATGACAGTTTTGGGAATGCATCGGAGAAGAGATAGACGTACGGTTCATTTCCAGCATCAAAGGGAGTAAAATGGAAGACGGAAGCTTATATGACCATTGAAGAAGAACTGGTATTCTGCTAGCTCCACTGAATGGTTCTTCACCtttcaattttaagaaatggCATTATTTTGCGACAGGATTAGGGCAGTAATGATATTTATGGAAGAACTTAGGAGTGTTATACTTGGTTCAATTATGTATTTTAGCAGTTAATTTGTAGGTCTGGTGGTAGACCATTGGTAGTCTTTTGGGAGCAATTATTATGTCCCCTTTCTCTTGAGTTCGTGTATATGAAACGTGGTTTAAAAAAACACTTCAACcataaagttaattaatatacgagtaacataattaaaaaaccCATATCTTAAGTTTTGtacttatttatttagtataatactttctttaccttttatattaatgtttagATCAAGATTAATTATTGATTACTCATTAATCATACATAGCTTAAGAATGATTGAGTATTATCTTTTAAACATGAGAAGAACTTGAAAGAGAATatttacaattcaaaatatctaTGATa includes these proteins:
- the LOC108346136 gene encoding protein SET DOMAIN GROUP 41, with translation MEMKSSEEIEIGRDVTPTLTPLSFSLHNSNLTTHCSACFSPLSSPFPSIPTPFYYCSPSCSAALSPLHHSSAEIHLPPSAHSSHLRAALRLLCSHRPSSSLRLAGLLSNRPILTSPQTPSLSHHDDHVSEEIKLGAAAMAEAISEQRAVPNDDVVLEEATIALCAVLTNAVEVHDNEGRALGIAVFDPTFSWINHSCSPNACYRFVLSSPPSSSLSDEPELLRIAPHPKMGSGGVCVSSNEFAKEVLGYGPRLVVRSIKKIKKGEEVTVAYTDILQPKATRQWELWSKYRFVCCCKRCRALPFSYVDHALQEISAFSYDSMDSYSKFLKDMADSKLSECIDDVISEYLSVGDPESCRDKLEKILMQGLNEQLEDVKGKSDSKFMLHPLNHHSLKAYTTLASAYKVCASDLLSVDSEIDTNQLKAFDMSRTSAAYSLLLAGATHHLFNSESSLIVSVANFWIGAGESLLFLSRSSGWGTCDNLGLIVPNHTSAIKLKWSKCSLVDRIRTCVANGQINSADFENVSNEFICCVSDITQKVWGFLISDCPFLRSCKDPINFSRLMSTKSSNRMDFEVCVDKSYKTEISYTHEPENSIYICEEPTSTDDVVACLLQLGLHCLAYGGLLGSICYGSQSHVVCHVQNVLDREKNIVLYSREES